From Schizosaccharomyces pombe strain 972h- genome assembly, chromosome: II, the proteins below share one genomic window:
- the pac1 gene encoding double-strand-specific ribonuclease Pac1 — protein sequence MGRFKRHHEGDSDSSSSASDSLSRGRRSLGHKRSSHIKNRQYYILEKKIRKLMFAMKALLEETKHSTKDDVNLVIPGSTWSHIEGVYEMLKSRHDRQNEPVIEEPSSHPKNQKNQENNEPTSEEFEEGEYPPPLPPLRSEKLKEQVFMHISRAYEIYPNQSNPNELLDIHNERLEFLGDSFFNLFTTRIIFSKFPQMDEGSLSKLRAKFVGNESADKFARLYGFDKTLVLSYSAEKDQLRKSQKVIADTFEAYLGALILDGQEETAFQWVSRLLQPKIANITVQRPIDKLAKSKLFHKYSTLGHIEYRWVDGAGGSAEGYVIACIFNGKEVARAWGANQKDAGSRAAMQALEVLAKDYSKFAR from the coding sequence GACTCAGATTCCTCCTCATCCGCTTCCGACTCTTTATCAAGAGGAAGAAGGTCTCTTGGTCACAAGCGAAGTAGCCACATAAAAAATCGGCAGTATtatattttggaaaaaaaaattcgtaaACTCATGTTTGCTATGAAAGCCTTGCTAGAAGAAACAAAGCATTCAACAAAGGATGATGTGAATTTGGTTATCCCTGGTTCTACTTGGAGCCATATTGAAGGAGTCTACGAAATGTTGAAGTCAAGGCATGATCGCCAAAACGAACCTGTCATTGAAGAACCCTCCTCTCAcccaaaaaatcaaaaaaatcaagaaaataatgaacCAACATCTGAGGAGTTTGAAGAAGGAGAGTATCCCCCGCCATTACCACCTTTACGGTCTGAGAAACTAAAGGAACAAGTTTTTATGCATATTTCTAGAGCTTATGAAATTTATCCAAATCAGTCGAATCCGAATGAATTGTTGGATATCCATAATGAAAGGCTAGAATTTCTTGGTGAcagcttttttaatttgtttactacGCGTATTATATTCAGCAAGTTCCCTCAAATGGATGAAGGAAGTCTTTCCAAACTCCGGGCAAAATTTGTTGGCAACGAAAGTGCTGATAAATTTGCAAGGCTCTATGGGTTTGATAAAACACTTGTCCTCAGTTATTCTGCCGAAAAAGACCAACTTCGAAAATCTCAAAAGGTCATTGCTGACACTTTCGAAGCATATCTCGGTGCATTGATATTGGATGGACAAGAAGAGACAGCTTTTCAATGGGTTAGCCGACTTCTCCAACCAAAGATTGCCAATATCACTGTTCAACGTCCTATCGATAAGCTGGCTAAatcaaaactttttcacAAGTACAGCACTTTGGGCCACATCGAATATCGCTGGGTCGATGGTGCTGGTGGTTCCGCTGAGGGTTATGTTATTGCCTGCATATTTAATGGCAAAGAAGTAGCCCGTGCGTGGGGTGCAAATCAAAAAGACGCGGGCTCTAGGGCAGCTATGCAAGCACTCGAAGTCCTTGCAAAAGATTACTCTAAGTTTGCCCGTTAA